Proteins from a single region of Sesamum indicum cultivar Zhongzhi No. 13 linkage group LG5, S_indicum_v1.0, whole genome shotgun sequence:
- the LOC105162376 gene encoding uncharacterized protein LOC105162376, translating into MDNDFHRSVSSRAARRSQLQQTKDARGGLLHTGKLSQEYTMRITWKKGLIRLILTGGIIWMMLIFTVLLFHIWSCQSSVAFFAALCNKDSKVYGMLNTMGFVTPPHRCTIPVANDPYNIVIPKKSHEKLVQSLSYIVEDSATNGSQSSPFFGGHQTWKQREESFKIKPTMKVHCGFMRGGGEEMALEDIEYVKRCTFVVATGIFDAYDAPHQPSNISKRSEELFCFLMVVDEVSLEFIRRNVSVREDSHGGQWVGIWRLILLKHQPYDEPRRNGKVPKILTHRLFPQAQYSIWIDGKMELIVDPLLLLERYLWRDKHTFAIAQHKHHRNVYEEADANKRRKRYARPLIDLHMKIYRYEGLQPWDQHKRIPSDVPEGAIIIREHTALNNLFSCLWFNEVDLFTPRDQLSFGYVVYRLGGLFKFFMFPNCEYNSIFILHPHIREHSSKIEWAKTMEELKKHPELIESRGGLGLWTPYPGNLDLVVLPPVARTSKAG; encoded by the exons ATGGACAATGACTTTCACCGGTCGGTTTCTTCGCGGGCTGCCCGAAGAAGTCAGCTCCAACAAACCAAAG ATGCTAGAGGAGGGTTGTTGCACACTGGGAAATTATCGCAAGAGTATACGATGAGGATTACATGGAAAAAGGGTCTCATTCGGTTGATTCTCACCGGAGGAATTATTTGGATGATGTTAATTTTCACCGTTTTGTTGTTTCATATTTGGTCTTGCCAATCTTCTGTTGCATTTTTTGCAG CTCTTTGTAACAAAGACAGCAAAGTATATGGCATGTTAAACACAATGGGATTTGTGACACCACCACACC GTTGTACTATCCCAGTTGCTAATGACCCATACAATATAGTAATCCCAAAGAAATCACATGAAAAGCTGGTCCAAAGCCTGTCCTATATAGTAGAAGACAGTGCAACCAATGGATCTCAATCTTCTCCTTTCTTTGGAGGGCATCAGACCTGGAAGCAAAGAGAGGAAAGCTTCAAAATAAAGCCAACCATGAAG GTACATTGTGGATTTATGCGAGGTGGAGGTGAAGAAATGGCTCTGGAAGACATTGAATATGTGAAAAGATGTACATTTGTTGTTGCAACTGGCATCTTTGATGCATATGATGCACCTCATCAGCCATCTAATATTAGTAAACGATCAGAGGaactattttgttttctaatgGTGGTTGATGAAGTGTCTCTTGAATTCATAAGAAGAAATGTTAGCGTCAGAGAGGATAGTCATGGAGGGCAATGGGTGGGTATCTGGCGTTTGATTCTGCTTAAGCACCAGCCTTATGACGAGCCTAGAAGAAATGGGAAGGTTCCTAAGATATTAACACATAGGTTGTTCCCTCAAGCCCAGTACAGCATCTGGATTGATGGCAAAATGGAGCTTATAGTTGACCCCTTGCTTCTATTGGAGAG ATATTTATGGCGTGACAAACACACCTTTGCCATTGCTCAGCATAAACATCACCGCAATGTGTATGAAGAAGCAGATGCCAACAAAAGAAGGAAGCGATATGCTCGTCCTCTAATAGATCTACACATGAAAATATATCGTTATGAGGGACTGCAGCCCTGGGATCAGCACAAACGCATCCCAAGTG ATGTGCCTGAAGGAGCAATCATCATACGCGAACACACTGCACTGAATAATCTGTTTAGTTGCTTGTGGTTCAACGAGGTTGACCTTTTTACACCAAGAGACCAGCTAAGCTTTGGATATGTCGTCTATAGGCTAGGAGgtttgttcaaattttttatgtttcctAATTGTGAATACAACTCAATCTTCATACTGCACCCACACATTCGTGAACATTCATCTAAAATAGAATGGGCTAAAACTATGGAGGAGTTAAAGAAACACCCTGAGTTGATAGAGAGCCGGGGTGGATTAGGGTTGTGGACGCCTTATCCTGGAAACCTTGATTTGGTTGTATTACCACCGGTAGCCAGAACGTCAAAAGCAGGCTGA